A genomic stretch from Shewanella woodyi ATCC 51908 includes:
- the fliL gene encoding flagellar basal body-associated protein FliL: MADEESLELEENGEPKSKKKLIFGVIGLVLLLAIGGGVWFFLGSSEPSDEAAVEGEAAEVVEEVNTGEAFYVGMPRPFLFNLPGASRSRLVEIKVQLMVRGGDDDVLIKKHIPLIEDALLTTFSSADVQKMSSLAGKDELRQLALLNVQNTLQPVTGRKVVEKVLFTGFVMQ; encoded by the coding sequence ATGGCTGATGAAGAATCATTAGAACTTGAAGAGAATGGTGAACCGAAAAGTAAGAAGAAGCTAATTTTTGGTGTCATTGGCTTAGTTTTATTACTGGCTATTGGTGGGGGAGTTTGGTTTTTCTTAGGCTCAAGCGAACCTAGCGATGAGGCTGCTGTTGAAGGTGAAGCGGCTGAAGTGGTTGAAGAGGTGAATACCGGAGAGGCTTTTTATGTTGGTATGCCTAGGCCATTTCTATTTAATTTGCCAGGTGCTTCCCGTTCAAGATTAGTTGAGATTAAAGTCCAATTGATGGTTCGTGGCGGTGACGATGATGTCTTAATTAAAAAACATATCCCGTTAATTGAAGATGCACTGCTGACTACTTTTAGTAGTGCTGATGTTCAAAAAATGAGCTCTCTGGCAGGGAAAGATGAATTACGCCAGTTAGCACTGTTAAATGTTCAAAACACGCTCCAGCCTGTTACAGGGCGAAAAGTTGTCGAGAAAGTACTGTTTACTGGTTTTGTGATGCAGTAA
- the fliM gene encoding flagellar motor switch protein FliM, which translates to MSDLLSQDEIDALLHGVDDVEEEEVEEGGVDARSYDFSSQDRIVRGRMPTLEIVNERFARHLRISMFNMMRRAAEVSINGVQMLKFGEYVHTLFVPTSLNMVRFNPLKGTALITMEARLVFILVDNFFGGDGRFHAKIEGREFTPTERRIVQLLLKIIFEDYKDAWAPVMDVEFDYLDSEVNPAMANIVSPTEVVVISSFHIEVDGGGGDFHITMPYSMIEPIRELLDAGVQSDTQDTDMRWSQALKDEIMDVNVGLDATVVEHQITLKDVMELKQGDIIPVELPEHIILRVEDLPTFRCKLGKARDNLALRVIQKIPRPETAKSELHLITRKAKVREVKEL; encoded by the coding sequence GTGAGTGATCTATTAAGCCAAGACGAAATTGACGCGCTACTTCACGGGGTAGATGACGTAGAGGAAGAGGAAGTTGAAGAGGGGGGAGTGGATGCTCGCTCCTATGACTTCTCCTCCCAAGATCGTATTGTGCGCGGACGTATGCCTACGCTTGAGATTGTTAATGAGCGTTTTGCTCGCCATCTGCGTATCAGTATGTTCAATATGATGCGTCGTGCAGCCGAGGTTTCCATCAACGGTGTACAGATGCTCAAGTTTGGCGAGTACGTGCATACGTTATTTGTTCCAACCAGCTTAAATATGGTGCGTTTTAACCCACTTAAAGGGACTGCACTTATCACAATGGAAGCAAGGTTAGTTTTTATTCTGGTGGACAACTTCTTTGGTGGTGATGGACGCTTTCACGCTAAAATTGAGGGGCGTGAGTTTACTCCGACAGAAAGACGAATTGTGCAACTGCTGCTGAAGATAATCTTTGAAGATTATAAAGATGCTTGGGCCCCAGTCATGGATGTGGAGTTTGATTATCTGGATTCAGAAGTTAACCCTGCAATGGCCAATATTGTAAGCCCAACAGAAGTTGTTGTTATCAGCTCATTCCATATTGAGGTTGATGGTGGTGGCGGTGACTTTCACATCACTATGCCTTACTCCATGATTGAGCCGATACGAGAGCTTCTCGATGCCGGTGTGCAAAGTGATACGCAAGATACCGATATGCGTTGGTCTCAGGCATTAAAAGACGAGATCATGGATGTTAATGTTGGTTTAGATGCAACTGTTGTTGAACATCAGATCACACTTAAAGATGTGATGGAGTTGAAGCAGGGAGACATTATTCCTGTTGAGCTGCCTGAACATATCATTTTGCGCGTTGAAGACTTACCAACCTTTAGGTGTAAATTAGGTAAAGCTCGGGATAATCTCGCGCTTAGAGTGATCCAGAAAATTCCTCGACCTGAAACAGCCAAATCTGAGCTTCATTTAATTACCCGTAAAGCGAAAGTTCGGGAAGTGAAAGAGTTATAA
- the fliN gene encoding flagellar motor switch protein FliN produces the protein MSTEDTGDDWANAMAEQALEEAEAVELDELTDNTTAADLSEEDVAKLDAIMDIPVTISMEVGRSFINIRNLLQLNQGSVVELDRVAGEPLDVMVNGTLIAHGEVVVVNDKFGIRLTDVISQTERIKKLK, from the coding sequence ATGAGTACTGAAGATACTGGTGATGATTGGGCAAATGCAATGGCTGAGCAGGCGTTGGAAGAAGCCGAAGCTGTTGAACTTGACGAACTGACTGATAATACCACAGCAGCGGATCTATCAGAGGAGGATGTTGCCAAATTAGATGCAATTATGGATATCCCAGTGACCATCTCTATGGAAGTGGGACGTAGCTTTATCAATATCCGTAACTTACTACAACTTAACCAAGGCTCGGTTGTCGAGTTAGATCGCGTTGCTGGTGAGCCTTTGGACGTCATGGTTAATGGCACACTTATCGCTCATGGTGAAGTGGTTGTGGTTAACGATAAATTTGGTATTCGTTTGACTGATGTGATAAGTCAAACGGAGCGTATTAAAAAGCTTAAATAA
- the fliO gene encoding flagellar biosynthetic protein FliO produces the protein MLSLLVGGATSASELATPLEKGTGMDALLNMMGGLILVLVLIFVLAYIVKRLNLVPASNGVLKMVAATPLGQREKVVLIEVEGQQYLLGVTAQQVNLIDKLDTAVKTDPDSFATRLRQAKTKQL, from the coding sequence ATGCTCTCATTGCTAGTTGGCGGTGCTACTTCCGCCTCTGAGTTAGCGACTCCCCTAGAGAAAGGTACTGGGATGGACGCGTTATTAAATATGATGGGGGGACTGATTTTAGTCCTAGTGTTGATATTTGTATTAGCCTATATCGTCAAACGGCTTAACTTGGTGCCAGCTAGTAATGGTGTGTTGAAAATGGTGGCGGCAACACCACTTGGACAGAGAGAGAAAGTGGTGTTGATAGAGGTTGAAGGGCAGCAATACTTGCTAGGGGTTACCGCTCAGCAAGTAAACTTGATCGATAAGCTCGATACTGCTGTCAAAACAGATCCCGACTCCTTCGCAACTCGACTGCGTCAAGCTAAGACAAAACAACTATGA